In Candidatus Epulonipiscium viviparus, one DNA window encodes the following:
- a CDS encoding solute:sodium symporter family transporter produces the protein MNIMILVSFIIFSGIVGWITYSKTKNDTLDTSDGYFLGGRSLTGGVIAGSLLLTNLSAASFVGMSGQAYSANMSVMGWEVASGLVLVLIAIFLVPRYLKQGITTIPDFIQSRFDNGTKQFVTILFLISYIINMLPITLYSGAVAMGQIFNVSEIFGITYVQSIWIMVWVIGVIGSIYAIFGGLKAVAISDTINGIALVIGGLLVPIFGIFFLGDGHFVEGFTSFIEHSPEKLNSIGSNTDPLPFSTIFTGLFLVNLYYWGTDQAIIQRALGAKNLKEAQKGVIFAGLLKVLTPIMVIIPGIIAFQILGSSISNTDTVYPLLVSMVLPDFLVGLFAAAMMGAILSTFNSVLNSASTLFALNIYKPATKREVSETELIKVGKIFALIVALISMFVAPFILNAPAGLFDYLQTINGFFNVPIFTIIFMGYVTKRVPPIAAKIAITFFVTTYGFTQLVWDGGIHYLHISGILFVISCAMMLAIGKKYPTEKPYEIPVSNAVDLTPWKSRYLFSGFVIFVMIGMYVVFSKVGLAREGGIGADTLSYLAALAVICAAGGFIADKIFNKCPKSNDATLEN, from the coding sequence ATGAATATTATGATTTTGGTCTCATTTATAATTTTTTCGGGTATAGTAGGATGGATTACTTATTCAAAAACTAAAAATGATACACTTGATACTAGCGATGGATACTTTCTTGGTGGACGAAGTTTAACGGGCGGGGTTATTGCAGGATCATTATTACTTACTAATCTAAGTGCAGCAAGTTTTGTTGGAATGTCAGGTCAAGCTTATTCGGCTAATATGTCAGTTATGGGTTGGGAAGTTGCCTCCGGGCTCGTATTAGTTTTAATTGCAATATTTTTAGTTCCACGATATCTAAAGCAAGGTATTACTACAATTCCAGATTTTATTCAGTCAAGATTTGATAATGGCACTAAACAATTTGTCACAATTTTATTTTTAATTAGCTACATAATAAATATGTTACCTATCACTTTATATTCTGGCGCAGTCGCTATGGGTCAAATTTTTAACGTCTCTGAAATATTTGGCATAACCTATGTTCAATCAATATGGATTATGGTATGGGTTATAGGTGTTATCGGGTCCATCTATGCAATATTTGGAGGGCTAAAAGCTGTTGCTATCTCTGATACTATCAACGGAATTGCATTAGTTATCGGAGGATTGTTAGTTCCAATATTTGGTATTTTCTTTTTGGGCGATGGTCATTTTGTCGAAGGATTCACATCTTTTATAGAACACTCGCCAGAAAAACTTAATTCTATTGGTTCTAATACAGATCCACTTCCGTTTTCAACAATATTTACAGGGCTATTTTTAGTTAATTTATATTATTGGGGGACTGATCAAGCTATTATTCAACGTGCGTTAGGTGCCAAAAATCTCAAAGAGGCACAAAAAGGAGTAATCTTTGCTGGGTTGCTAAAAGTACTCACTCCTATCATGGTTATTATTCCCGGAATTATTGCATTTCAAATTTTGGGTTCCAGTATTTCTAATACAGATACTGTATATCCTTTGCTTGTAAGCATGGTATTGCCTGATTTTTTGGTCGGATTATTTGCAGCTGCAATGATGGGAGCAATTTTAAGCACATTTAACAGCGTTCTCAATAGCGCTTCTACGTTATTTGCTCTAAATATTTACAAACCTGCAACAAAAAGAGAAGTCTCAGAAACAGAACTTATTAAAGTAGGTAAGATATTTGCCTTAATTGTAGCTCTAATCTCGATGTTTGTTGCCCCCTTTATTTTAAATGCACCTGCAGGATTATTTGATTATTTACAGACCATTAACGGCTTCTTTAATGTTCCGATCTTTACAATAATATTCATGGGCTATGTAACCAAGCGAGTTCCTCCTATTGCTGCCAAAATTGCTATTACATTTTTTGTAACCACTTATGGGTTTACACAATTGGTATGGGATGGAGGTATACATTATCTACACATCTCTGGTATACTATTTGTTATTTCTTGTGCGATGATGCTAGCGATAGGCAAAAAATATCCTACAGAAAAGCCATACGAAATACCTGTTAGTAATGCTGTAGATTTGACTCCTTGGAAATCGCGCTATTTATTTAGTGGTTTTGTAATTTTTGTAATGATTGGAATGTACGTAGTATTTTCTAAAGTTGGCTTAGCGAGAGAAGGCGGTATCGGAGCAGATACACTTAGCTATTTGGCTGCATTGGCTGTGATCTGTGCTGCAGGCGGATTTATAGCAGACAAAATTTTTAACAAATGTCCTAAATCGAATGATGCAACATTGGAAAATTAA
- a CDS encoding alpha-galactosidase, producing MITVIQFSNNTFHIYNDDVSYIIKILKNNHLGQLYFGKKIRHRDDFDHLLVEKGTSLAPCVFKGDLDFSLEVLKQEYPSYGTGDYRDPAYQVVADNGSSITDLVYKSHIIKNGKDAITGLPSTYGNNVETLEITLQDDVIGLKVLLRYHVFSDIAAIVRSTAFINISTKPLRIERAMSASLDLYDSNFEMITLDGAWARERHISTRKITSGIQSVASSRGASSAMHNPFIALKRPQTTETAGEAYGFTLIYSGNFLAQVEVDAYDVTRVLMGINPFEFNWTLLAGEKFDTPEAVLVYSDSGLNKMSQNFHNLFRNNLMRGKYKQKSRPILINNWEATYFDFNEESILKIAATAKAAGIELFVLDDGWFGKRDNDSTSLGDWSVYLEKLPNGIKGLSEKINAMGLDFGLWFEPEMVNEISELYATHPDYAIATPNRKSSYGRNQYVLDFSRTEVVDCIFNKMCEIIDTANIAYIKWDMNRNITEAFSHSLTAACQKEFFHRYILGVYSLYDRLIARFPEILFESCASGGARFDAGMLYYAPQAWASDNTDAVERLHIQYGTSMLYPIVSMGSHVAAVPNHQVDRVTSLKMRADVAYFGTFGYELDLNKISAAELEQVKEQITFFKKYQDVIQLGDFYRLSQGNFYCWLVVSADKSTAILGYYKILASPNPSIKKINLVGLNSATEYSCNNKNYYGDELMNVGMILETEFTGLTQSDNFEGKYTSGTDKGDFTSQIYVFEAI from the coding sequence TTGATTACTGTGATTCAGTTTAGTAATAACACTTTTCATATTTATAATGATGATGTGAGTTATATAATTAAGATTTTAAAAAATAATCATCTTGGACAATTATACTTTGGAAAAAAGATTAGACATCGTGATGACTTCGATCATTTGTTAGTAGAAAAAGGCACCAGTCTTGCTCCGTGTGTCTTTAAAGGTGATCTCGATTTTTCGTTGGAGGTCCTAAAACAAGAATATCCAAGCTATGGTACAGGCGATTATCGTGATCCTGCGTATCAAGTTGTTGCCGATAACGGTAGTTCTATTACAGACCTTGTTTACAAATCTCACATCATAAAAAATGGAAAAGATGCTATTACGGGTCTACCATCCACTTATGGTAATAACGTTGAAACTTTGGAGATCACTTTACAAGATGATGTGATCGGCTTAAAAGTACTTTTACGTTATCATGTATTTTCTGATATAGCGGCAATAGTTCGCAGTACTGCGTTTATCAATATCTCTACAAAGCCTTTAAGAATAGAACGCGCAATGTCCGCTAGTCTCGATTTATATGATAGTAATTTTGAAATGATTACTTTAGATGGAGCTTGGGCTCGAGAACGTCATATCTCTACTCGTAAAATTACTTCGGGTATTCAGTCTGTTGCTAGCAGTCGAGGTGCCAGCAGTGCTATGCACAATCCTTTTATTGCACTCAAACGCCCCCAAACTACTGAAACTGCTGGAGAAGCGTATGGATTCACTTTAATTTATAGTGGCAACTTTTTAGCCCAAGTGGAAGTAGATGCGTATGATGTTACTCGTGTTTTGATGGGCATTAATCCGTTCGAATTCAATTGGACATTATTGGCTGGCGAAAAGTTTGACACCCCAGAAGCCGTTCTGGTCTATAGCGATTCGGGTCTAAATAAAATGAGTCAAAATTTTCACAATTTGTTTAGAAATAATCTAATGCGTGGCAAGTACAAACAAAAAAGTCGTCCTATCTTAATTAATAATTGGGAGGCAACATATTTTGACTTTAACGAAGAAAGCATTTTGAAAATTGCAGCAACTGCAAAAGCTGCCGGAATCGAACTATTTGTACTCGACGATGGGTGGTTCGGAAAACGAGATAACGATTCCACTTCATTAGGAGATTGGTCGGTATATTTAGAAAAATTGCCAAACGGTATCAAAGGACTCTCCGAAAAAATTAATGCTATGGGATTAGATTTTGGATTGTGGTTCGAACCAGAGATGGTTAATGAAATTAGCGAACTTTATGCTACTCATCCAGACTATGCTATCGCAACGCCAAATAGAAAATCCTCGTATGGTAGAAATCAATATGTATTGGATTTTAGTAGAACCGAAGTGGTAGACTGTATCTTTAATAAAATGTGCGAAATTATTGATACCGCCAATATTGCATATATCAAATGGGACATGAATCGCAATATTACAGAAGCATTTAGCCACTCACTAACTGCTGCTTGCCAAAAAGAATTCTTCCATCGATATATTTTGGGGGTATATAGCTTATACGATAGACTAATTGCTAGATTTCCAGAGATATTGTTTGAATCTTGCGCATCTGGAGGTGCCCGATTTGATGCCGGAATGCTATATTATGCTCCCCAGGCCTGGGCTTCCGACAATACAGATGCTGTCGAGAGATTACACATCCAATATGGCACATCTATGCTATATCCTATTGTATCGATGGGTAGCCATGTTGCTGCAGTTCCAAATCACCAAGTAGATAGAGTCACTAGTTTAAAAATGCGTGCAGATGTCGCTTATTTTGGAACCTTTGGCTATGAACTAGATTTAAATAAAATTTCTGCCGCCGAATTAGAACAGGTTAAGGAACAGATCACGTTTTTTAAAAAATATCAGGATGTTATTCAATTAGGTGATTTTTATAGATTATCACAAGGCAATTTTTATTGCTGGTTAGTTGTTTCCGCAGATAAATCAACGGCCATTTTAGGCTATTACAAAATTTTAGCATCGCCAAATCCATCAATCAAAAAAATTAATTTAGTCGGTTTAAATTCTGCCACAGAATATTCTTGCAATAACAAAAATTACTATGGCGATGAATTGATGAATGTTGGAATGATTCTAGAAACGGAATTTACTGGATTAACTCAATCAGATAACTTTGAAGGTAAATATACTTCCGGCACCGATAAGGGAGATTTTACTTCACAAATTTATGTGTTTGAAGCAATTTAA
- a CDS encoding PH domain-containing protein, with the protein MHLFYSTLVVNLSVILSLLVLGYNIGFEVILDTPMTQVIALLLFIILIKVLSCLWNLVKFYDFRIDQQEEIITVHSGLLNTQSGIINKERISAVHISQTPIFRLFNKATISISIIGVDEADEKINVIFPVLPFNEVFGVIYTFFSEFDFVDEKKRISPTHKLIYNTTFYGMSNTMLYLSRGILVKRITIIKLGEIDSIQIKKNIINQCKRTLCLRVNYAGMKFEDLKSINGIESNNFDNIFRKLF; encoded by the coding sequence TTGCATTTATTTTATAGTACACTAGTGGTTAATCTCAGTGTTATATTATCACTATTGGTGCTGGGATATAATATTGGATTCGAAGTAATATTAGATACTCCTATGACCCAGGTTATAGCTTTGTTGCTATTTATTATATTAATTAAGGTGCTTAGTTGTTTATGGAACCTAGTTAAATTCTATGATTTTAGAATAGATCAACAAGAAGAAATTATAACTGTACATTCGGGACTACTAAATACTCAAAGTGGAATAATTAATAAAGAAAGAATATCAGCAGTTCATATTAGTCAAACTCCCATTTTTAGGTTATTTAATAAAGCTACAATTTCGATTAGTATAATAGGAGTAGATGAAGCAGATGAGAAAATCAATGTTATATTTCCTGTTTTACCATTCAATGAAGTTTTTGGCGTAATTTACACCTTTTTTTCAGAATTTGATTTTGTAGATGAAAAGAAAAGAATAAGTCCTACACATAAGTTAATATATAATACTACATTTTATGGTATGTCTAACACAATGCTCTATTTATCTAGAGGAATATTAGTCAAACGCATAACAATTATTAAGTTAGGAGAAATTGATAGCATTCAAATCAAGAAAAATATTATTAACCAGTGCAAAAGAACTTTATGTCTACGAGTAAATTATGCCGGAATGAAGTTTGAGGACCTTAAAAGTATTAATGGTATTGAGAGTAACAATTTCGATAATATATTTAGAAAATTGTTTTAA
- a CDS encoding LacI family DNA-binding transcriptional regulator, which yields MTTKQIAQLANVSRSTVSRVINNYSNVTEDTRIKVQKVIDEYGYKPNHFARTLVGKTPNIIGVFIADINTTVSPDKWIGINSPYNMTVLSVIINTLKEYNHTALVNIINTPQEYDLIEDYFTSRIIAGGIFIGFPYQLQILQELAQKYNIVLIDQITLTEDAHNKIKVVNTDNILGGYIATKHLISYGHTNILHVAGDDRLSSIERKQGYIKAMLEHNLNTQVIAGLYREDIAYAETKDYLTNHTPSAIFAANDIMALGVIKALKELKLNIPENISIIGFDNLNFIDWFNLDLTTMMVSLKAIGKSSVDLLFNISESVHETCCPYLVERGSVKKINY from the coding sequence ATGACTACAAAACAAATTGCACAACTTGCTAATGTTTCACGTAGTACCGTTTCTCGTGTTATCAATAATTATTCCAACGTAACAGAGGATACGAGAATCAAAGTTCAAAAAGTTATTGATGAATATGGATACAAACCAAATCATTTTGCCAGAACGCTGGTTGGCAAAACACCTAATATAATCGGAGTATTTATTGCAGATATAAATACTACAGTCAGTCCAGATAAATGGATCGGAATCAATTCTCCATACAATATGACTGTACTTTCTGTTATTATTAATACTCTTAAAGAATATAATCACACTGCTTTAGTTAACATTATCAACACCCCACAAGAATACGATCTAATCGAAGATTATTTTACTTCAAGAATTATTGCAGGTGGAATTTTTATCGGATTTCCATATCAACTTCAAATATTACAAGAACTCGCTCAAAAATATAATATAGTATTAATTGACCAAATTACTCTTACAGAGGATGCGCACAACAAAATTAAAGTAGTTAACACCGATAATATTTTAGGAGGATATATAGCAACAAAACATTTAATCTCTTATGGTCATACCAATATTTTGCATGTAGCAGGCGATGATAGACTATCTTCTATTGAACGCAAACAAGGATATATTAAAGCTATGCTAGAACACAATCTAAACACTCAGGTCATTGCAGGATTATATCGTGAAGATATTGCTTATGCAGAAACCAAAGATTATCTTACAAATCATACCCCCTCTGCTATCTTTGCTGCAAACGACATTATGGCTCTCGGAGTAATAAAAGCTTTAAAAGAATTGAAATTAAATATTCCCGAAAATATATCCATTATAGGCTTTGATAATTTAAACTTTATTGATTGGTTTAATCTAGATTTAACGACAATGATGGTATCGTTAAAAGCAATCGGAAAGAGTAGTGTAGATTTGTTATTTAATATTAGCGAAAGTGTTCATGAAACTTGTTGCCCATATTTAGTGGAGAGAGGTAGTGTAAAAAAAATTAATTATTAA